One Nonomuraea angiospora DNA segment encodes these proteins:
- a CDS encoding SDR family NAD(P)-dependent oxidoreductase encodes MHRLTDRRVLVTGAASGIGRATALRLLSEGARVVAADLDGDGLKETLALAAAQGSAGRLTTRALDISDEGSVGDVVPAAISELGGLDALVNAAAVLRGAHTHDCSLDLWNRIIGVNLTGTFLMTRAALPALLETGKGVVVNFSSTAAFFAHPFMAAYSASKGGIASFTHSLALEYSKQGLRAVNIVPGGISSGITDNIGSLVPADTDWNLFLKLTAAIGDGLPGPENVAGVVAMLVSDDGAFITGTEIRIDGGAHM; translated from the coding sequence ATGCATCGACTCACCGACCGCCGCGTGCTCGTCACCGGAGCAGCCTCCGGCATCGGCCGGGCCACCGCCCTGCGGCTGCTGTCCGAAGGCGCCCGCGTGGTCGCCGCCGACCTCGACGGGGACGGCCTCAAGGAGACCCTCGCCCTGGCCGCGGCGCAGGGGAGCGCCGGCAGGCTGACCACCCGGGCCCTCGACATCTCCGACGAGGGCTCGGTCGGCGACGTGGTCCCGGCCGCGATCTCCGAGCTGGGCGGGCTGGATGCCCTGGTGAACGCCGCGGCCGTGCTGCGCGGCGCGCACACCCACGACTGTTCCCTGGACCTGTGGAACCGGATCATCGGCGTCAACCTGACCGGCACCTTCCTGATGACCCGCGCCGCCCTGCCCGCCCTGCTGGAGACCGGCAAGGGCGTCGTGGTGAACTTCAGCTCCACCGCCGCCTTCTTCGCCCACCCGTTCATGGCCGCCTACTCCGCCAGCAAGGGCGGCATCGCCTCCTTCACCCACAGCCTCGCCCTGGAGTACAGCAAGCAGGGGCTGCGCGCGGTGAACATCGTGCCCGGCGGCATCAGCAGCGGCATCACCGACAACATCGGCTCGCTCGTCCCCGCCGACACCGACTGGAACCTCTTCCTCAAGCTGACCGCCGCCATCGGCGACGGCCTGCCCGGCCCGGAGAACGTCGCCGGAGTCGTGGCCATGCTCGTCTCCGACGACGGCGCGTTCATCACCGGCACCGAGATCCGCATCGACGGAGGCGCCCACATGTGA